The following are encoded together in the Neofelis nebulosa isolate mNeoNeb1 chromosome 9, mNeoNeb1.pri, whole genome shotgun sequence genome:
- the TMEM74B gene encoding transmembrane protein 74B, translating to MASPPSLELKTLHNGPQIPRRPAPLGPVGPPREGVENACFSSEERETHFQNPGDTRLGSSPSPPGGVPSRPRSQRDDLSLHSEEGPGLEPVSRPVDYGFVSALVFLVSGILLVVTAYAIPREARVNPDTVTAREMERLEMYYARLGSHLDKCIIAGLGLLTVGGILLSVLLMVSLCKGELYRRPTFVPGRGSRKTYGSINLRMRQLNGDGGQALVENEVIQVSETSHTLQGS from the coding sequence ATGGCATCTCCCCCCAGCCTGGAACTGAAGACACTGCACAATGGCCCCCAGATCCCAAGGAGACCAGCCCCTCTGGGCCCGGTGGGCCCACCCAGGGAGGGTGTGGAGAATGCCTGCTTTTCCTCAGAGGAGCGTGAGACCCATTTCCAGAACCCTGGGGACACCAGACTGGGcagctcccccagcccccctggGGGCGTCCCCTCACGACCCCGATCCCAGCGGGACGATCTATCCCTGCATTCAGAAGAGGGGCCAGGCCTGGAGCCCGTGAGCCGCCCGGTGGATTATGGCTTTGTTTCTGCTCTGGTTTTTCTGGTGAGTGGGATCCTCCTGGTGGTGACTGCATACGCCATCCCCCGTGAGGCCCGCGTCAACCCTGACACGGTGACAGCGCGGGAGATGGAACGACTCGAGATGTACTATGCCCGCCTGGGCTCCCACCTGGACAAGTGCATCATCGCGGGCCTGGGGCTGCTCACAGTGGGTGGCATCCTCTTGTCAGTGCTGCTGATGGTCTCCCTGTGCAAGGGCGAGCTGTACCGCCGGCCCACCTTCGTCCCTGGCAGGGGCTCCAGGAAGACCTATGGCTCCATTAACCTGCGCATGAGACAGCTCAATGGGGACGGGGGCCAGGCTCTGGTGGAGAACGAAGTCATCCAGGTCTCAGAGACCAGCCACACCCTCCAGGGGTCTTAA